The Nitrospirota bacterium genomic sequence CGCACAGAAGCTGCTGGAAGGATTTGACCGATGGTTGGCCAGGCATGACCGCGATCGCTCGCCATCGGTGAGGGGTACCGGTCGTCTGCGTGCTGGTGTCGGGATTTACTATTTTGAAGAAGACCTCACTTCCGCCCCACCTGGAGGGGATCACCCATGAACTGCTTATATTCAACATACATATGGAGAAGCTTCTTGCCGCTTGTTCTGATCGGAACGTTAGGCCACCTTGGCGGCTGCGGCAGTGGGGGTGGGAGTGGGAATGTCGATGGCGGCATCGGCGGAACTGGGATCAGCGCGGGAGCTATCAGCGGCTTCAGCAGCATCGTCGTGAACGACGTTCGCTACGAGACGGCGGGCGCCACGATCACCGTCGATGACCAGCCGGGAACGGAAAGCGACCTCAAGGTCGGCATGGTCGTTACCGTACAGTTCACCATTTCCGGCCCGACCCGGAGAGCGACCAGCGTCGAGGCGGAGGACGTCGTGGAAGGCCCCGTCGAATTCGTGGCCGCAGACGGGCTGAGTCTGGTGGTGCTCAAACAAACCGTATTAGTCGATAACGCCACGGTGATCGACACTAGCATCCCCGGCCAGGACATCAAAAACTTGAAGCCGGGGGTTGACCACGTGGAGGTCAGCGGGTTCGTCAAAACGTCAGGGGTCATTGCTGCCACGTTCCTTGAGCGGAAGGCGGCACCGGGCGATCTGGAGCTCAAAGGGTTTGTGAGTGAGCACAATCCTGCCGCCCAAACATTCAAAATCGGCTCCCTGACTATTAATTATGATGCTGACGACATTAGCGAGATGCCCAATCCAGCCGGGCCCCAAGGCTGGAACGGGCTCCTGGTGGAGGTCAAAGGCAGTGCCTTCAGCGACAGCTTGTTAACGGCAACAAAGGTTGAACCCGAGCAACTCCCTCTTGTCGACGGACAATTGGCGGAGATCGAAGGGTTCGTAACCCGGGTGGTTGGACCGGGCGATTTCTTCTTGGGTAATGTCCGTGTGCAGACGACGCCCTCCACCGTTTTCCAGGGCGGTACCGTGGACGAGATCGTCGTGGGTGTAGAACTCGAGGTGGAAGGGTCCGTGCGCAACGGCGTTCTGATCGCCACCGAGGTGGAGTTTGAGGATAGCGTCAAGCTCGAAGGCAATATCGCGGCAAAGCTCCCTGGTCCAGACGCAAGGTTCGGGACGCTCACTCTCAAGGGATTGTCCCCGATTGTGGTCGAGGTTAACAGCCAAACCG encodes the following:
- a CDS encoding DUF5666 domain-containing protein, with the translated sequence MPLVLIGTLGHLGGCGSGGGSGNVDGGIGGTGISAGAISGFSSIVVNDVRYETAGATITVDDQPGTESDLKVGMVVTVQFTISGPTRRATSVEAEDVVEGPVEFVAADGLSLVVLKQTVLVDNATVIDTSIPGQDIKNLKPGVDHVEVSGFVKTSGVIAATFLERKAAPGDLELKGFVSEHNPAAQTFKIGSLTINYDADDISEMPNPAGPQGWNGLLVEVKGSAFSDSLLTATKVEPEQLPLVDGQLAEIEGFVTRVVGPGDFFLGNVRVQTTPSTVFQGGTVDEIVVGVELEVEGSVRNGVLIATEVEFEDSVKLEGNIAAKLPGPDARFGTLTLKGLSPIVVEVNSQTEFKGQGDPSDLTAFAVDDHVRVRGRKGTPCTPSECRVVATELEKRDPDADVILQGPIDSANDPILVILQVTVDTSDPQFQFEDVNDNHLSRLQFFNAIKVGTLVKAEGVLSDNTIRWEEAELED